cttttcaagaatcaaatataactataatacaaaataataaaatatatttttcatttttataatacagAATGATgagatatatttttcatttcaatctTTATTAACATTTGAATATAATTGGATAATTGTGATGGAGGTGTCAAAACTTTCAGCTGCCTCTATATATGTATTGTAATCAGTTATTAAAGTTAATGACAGTCTCCTTATCGCACAAcagaataaataattataaaagactaaaaatattgataagaaGATCTTGCATTTCTcatacacacaaaaaaaaaaagtgagaaattttaaaaattaaattaaatagtaaGAAATCTAATTagcaaattttcaattttttaaaaataatttaataatttctttattaattttgatattttttcaaataaaagactaaaagtataaaaacaataaaagtatttatctcttttacttaaaaattacATATCATATGATAACATAAAAGTATATGTGAACCTGCATTTTTCATGTACTCCCCGTTTAAATGTGAGActtatttttattgtgaaaatttttatttttgaaaagttggaagcatcaataattttatttattttttgaaaagataaaaaataaaaaataaaaatcacccGTATAACTCATTGTTTGGACAAAAAAAGACAAATCCATGAATTaagaaagaatttaaaaatcatattatcaaTCAACTTTGTCGGTGATTAATTAGTTATGGATACAATATTCTGATAACATATTATGATGAGTTGTTAAGAAAGAGGATAAAGTGTCACTGATTTGCATGATTTTGTTCATATGATTAAAATCCAATTTAACGGCAATTTTAAGAAGTAAAACTCTATTCACATCAATAAAATTAGGTCTATATTACAAGACATTACAAAATTGATTAATGACATGAATACTTATTTTAACAACATTATACAAGGATCAATGAATAttataactaaataataaagtaaaataaaataataaaataaaaacaaaaataataataataaaattctgGTTTAACATGTACACAATTAAAAGGTTCataaagcattttttttcttatttcaataattctaataattattataatagcAAATCCgaactaatttatttataaaattaatttatgaaaaataatgtcCCATGAGCTTAttaaatttattcacaaaatgaTATAGAAAGTTTGATTCAATTTGTATGGtgtcataaaatttaaaaaatatttaatttcctaattattattattaatacaaataaaaaaaatcatctttccaatttttatagatattattatgagattttaaagaaagagataaaaaaatgattatttttaaaatacaacacatttataaaaagaattcaAGAAGGCTTATGTAcattgaagaaaatgatttaCAATTCAAtgacttcaatttattttattgacaaaaggaagtttcaatttttttataaaaaaaaatatatatttaaaaaaaaaaagtttgatttatttttcttgttatagaaaattttttaaaatgttttatttacatgaaaataatttttagaatttatatttaatgaaaattatttttatgatgaaaatatctatcctatttttatttaaaagagaCATACTTTCACAATTTCATTTATTAGAATACAAATTTTCCAAGATAATCAATTTCATATACAAAAAGAAACGTAGTCAACTTAAGATCTAATGATTAAAAGTTtatatccaaaacaaaaaaaaaaaaaaatctaaacaaatTACCTAGGATATCATATTACTAtttaaatatctcaattttatttaaaaaaaaaaatagttttgattaTTCACAAcgttttacaaatttattttaaagtgaaatatttataaagatcgAAATTACTTACAAATATAATACACtaactaaaatgaatttgtttcttgaagaaaagtgtaattttagcaaatatcaatttattcacaaaaaaaaaagaaggatttACCAAATTATTTTAGTCAATTTTAGAAACCCAAGTTCCATTGATGCAAAGAGAACATTCATCCAAATACCATATATTATATGCAAAACTAATATAAATAAGAACATAATCTTGCACACAATGGaactatatatttttccaagattaatttctttgaaGGATGAGTTTTTGAGTTTATTCACATTAATAGTTAGTAATGACATCGTTCAGGCAATTTTAcaagattaattttaaaaaataaaaaatattttttcaaatgtaaatatacaaccaataaataaatataccaataaaggaaaataactATAGTCTgacttgaaatttattttacaagaaATCATTGTACAAATTATACCGGTCCAATCTCATTTATATAAACTAAAGCGTGTAACTTATTGCACTTTCTGATTTAATTACAATacaaaaacaaagataaataaataaataaaacatgttaTACCTTTCTTcaaatcttttcaatttttctatCCCAAATATCTTCTTATCTCTGTTCTTCTTTCTagtcttccttttttttttttgaataccATAACCGCCtcttcaaccaaaaaaaaacttattccTTTTTCATATCTATCCTTCCACcaataaaggaaaatagaataaaatgaaatctcCGGAAAAATCccgatttctttttcttttttttcttcctttttttttcattcttagcTTGATGTTCTTTCCATGTGCGCCCATCTAGGTTCCCAAAAAAAGCAAGCAGTGGGCTTTGGCAATTTTGGGTCTACAATGTATCATCACTTAAGTGTCTTGATAGTTAAAGTTTTAAAGATGTCATATATAACTTTAAAGGTTTAATACACTTTACCCCGTATTTTATACATTGCCCTTTTAGGTTTAAAATTGATGACATTGCACATCAAGCTTCTTAAATTGCAACACTCTACCTTTTTCCTTAGATAATGTTAGTTTAAGTGGATAAAAATATCACACGTTGTGCACTAATGAAATATAGATTTGTTAATTCCTAAACTCAAAAAACCGTTCTCTCAATTTTCGTATTCATTTTAGTCTATAACTCATTACACTCCTAACCCTGTTTGGATGTTgagaaaatgtaaaaacaaaacaaatcaaagttCTTAAATTGTAATATCCACTGACATCACTACAACTAGTTAACATAGTTGAGTAGAGATTTCAATTTCCTTATagaaaacaaatcaaagaaAACACATAACAACCCAAAATTCCAATCTCCCTTCTTTTCCCCcactttctcaacaaccaaGCAACAAGAACATGTAAAGTCAAACCACCCAAATCCCACCTTTCACCAAGCATTGCACACACAAAAACAATTTCACCCAAATGGGTACCCTTCAAAATCAActgagaaaccaaaaaaaaggcCATTCTAATAATCACACCAGAAAATCTCCATCTGCATACCCCTAAAATTCAAAACTCCAAACTCCCTTAACTCCTTTTTCAGAAGTGGAAGATCTATAATACCTAAGAAAACAATGTATGATTAGGGTTTGAAGATTGGaataagaaagaagagaagataGTAAAAAGACAAAGACAAACTGTTGAAACTACTTACCACTTGTAAGATGaggaaaatgttgaaaattgcACCCCAAATAAGGTTAAGGGTGCAATGTGTCATAGACTAAAACAAAGATAAAGATTGATAAAgattgaaagagagagaattGTCTGGagatttttggatttttggatttttttagtttaataatTTACAAATCTACCTTTCATTAGTCAGTCACATTGATAGCATGTGATATTTCCTTCCATTTAAACTAATATTGTCCAATGAAAAAGGCAAAGTACTGTAATTTAAGAAGTTTTGGGTGCAATGTGTTCGATTTTAAACCTAAAAGAGCAATGTGCAAAACATTGGATAGGTTGAGACGGTAAAGTGTATTAAACTCTAACCTTAAATATaattagcaaaaaaaataattggcaAAAAAAAGTTTGATGGTAATTGTTATTGTTAGTGCATTATGCATTGTAACTTgttcattgacaattttgttctttttattcaaGCATAGGTCTGCACAATGCATTGTAGCTTATTtactaataattttgtttcttttattttgacaTAGGATCATTTTAGATAGTGGCTTACTTTCCATTGAAGACTGAAGTTTGTTGATCGATCAACTAAGATGTCATAGGTAAGTCTAGAAAGGTTCAGGTAAAGGCAAATTACGAATAACAAGGTATGGGTTGAATCGATTGTTTCAAACCATGCAAAAAtccttttaaatttgtttttgaaattgtAGGAGTGCTCAAGAGCTTATTTAAGTGCTCAAATGATTCTTTAGTGCACTCGAGCAATCGATCCTGGAATTGCCATATTCTAGCAATCCACGtttttttaaattgagattttattttttaatttaattttgtatccAATCCTCTAAGCCTTTATGCCTATATATACCCTACCTAAATTCGTTTTAGGTTTTGATGTCTATATTTAGAAACCCTAATTTGCCTTCCACCCCATTCCAAAATCTCTTAAAGAAGATCTCTAACTTCTTTGAGATTATCGAAGGGGATTTGCATCCCCTCAAGAGCTAAGGCAAATCCACTAGAGCACACGAGACACTAGAGCACATGAGGCATGTTGTGTCATAGACATGGATCGTAATATGGGTTATAAAAAGTAAGTATGAGGGTAGCGTATGCCAGGTAATTTTGTGTATTACAATCTCAAATAGTGGATTGTTGATTCGAGATCTCAAACtctgtggttttttatctccatattttgtgtggAGGTTTTCCATGTAGGATTATCTCATTTATGTTGAATCATTATTGATCATTCATAATTTCTCACAAGgcttaattgaattaaaaaggaTTAAATTTTTAGACTAATATTCTTAAAACACTTATTTACCCTCTCTAAGTGTGGCCCTACTAGAACATTATTCtttcaattggtattagagtagGCCTTTTaataaacatcatttttttctcaattctgCTAATTAATTAGCATGGAACAACCAAAGGCAAGATCTTCCATCAACAATCCATCGTATTTTCATGGGAGTAATTGTCCTCATTGGAAGGCCCAAAGGAATTTTTACTAATAATGCAAGGAAAAGGAGTATAAAATCCAGtggaatttgaaaaaaagacccctattaaaattatattgtttAGAAGATCAACTGATGAACTTAAGTCTAAACAAGAGTGGAATAAATTAGACAATGAGGGTAGTGAGACCAGCACGTGGGCCCTTTATATAGCACTTTTAATTCTTGTAGGATAACCACATGTAAATGTGGTAAGGAGGCTTAAGACATCCTCTCAATAACTCATGAGAGCAGTTCTGTTATGAACTTGTCCAAGATACAAATATTCACTTCAAAATTTGAGAGCATCAAGATGTGAAATTAGACTTTCTTTACATTACCcctattaaaattatattatttagaaGATCAACTGATGAACTTAAGTCTAAACAAGAGTGGAATAAATTGGACAATGAGGGTAGTGAGACCAGCACATGGACCCTTTTTATACCAATTTTAATTCTTGTAGGATAGCCACATGTAAATGTGCTAAGTAGGCTAAAGACATCCTCTCGATAACCCGTGAGGGCACTTCTGTTATGAACTTGTCCAAGATACAAATACTCACTTCAAAATTTGAGAGCATCAAGATGTGAAATTAGACTTTCTCTACATTCTATTCATAACTTGGTGATGTtgtagatttttcttttaacctAGGAGAAAGAATCCTTGAGTTCCAAGTggttaggaaaattttgatgtCTCTTCCTAAGAGATTTAGACCTAAGGTCACAATCATAGAAGAAAACAAGGACGTTGATTCTATAAGAATCAATGAACTTGTTAGTTCTCTTCAGACCTATGCAATGACACTTTCTGTTTCTCTTCAAACTTATGAAAGTTTTTTCATCTTATGGCCCTTTGTAGCCTTTCTCTACAACCTTTCATGTCTCTTATCAACCAAGCAAAGCCTTTTGTTTTGATACTTTAATTGTCATAATTATCTATGTTGAGTTAGGGAACTTGGAATGGATACATCCCACTTGCCATCTTTTTATgtagctttgataccaatttgttgaagtaataAGGTTgactaagaaataaaaattcgggaaaattaaaattttattgtctTTCACCACTCTTTCTTAGTCAAATAATACACAATCACTTATTTATAGATACTTACACTTAGCTATATAGAAACttccaacaataaaatatagaaacgATCTACGACTTGACTACTCAAATATGGAAACTAAAATAACTAtgcactcaaaataaaaaattctccttgattagaaaccaaatataattctaataatttaaaatcttttttaatcGTGTTTCCTTTCCAACATAATTCATAGATGGTCATTATAATCAACAAGAGGGTTTAGAACAAATCACCACCCTTTTTTCTACCTAAGGGTAAAGTTTTGGTTGAATGTTGGTTCATGAAAAGATCAGGCTTTGGCATTGGATGTTAACAGGGACCTACTATCATCCTATATAAAACTGCAAAATTAATTTAGGTATAtgcaaattatttattaattcatatTAGTACAAGAAAGATTCAATTAATGAAGACCTCAAACATGTTGTCAGGTCATGAAGAAATTGTAGTCGCTGGATCAGCCATACTAGTAAGATTTTTACTTCATCCTACATGACTCCAAACTTTAAGTATACGcaaattcatattattatagGAGTACatgaaaactccaaaaaaattatGACCCCGCCCACCAAAAGAAGACTGCATTCCACACTCAAAACAAAGTCATTCACGTATCCTTTGGCGTGATGAAGAGATGCAATGACTGGGGGTGCTCTCTATTGTTCCCATTTTTATGCACCCATGCTCATGCCAAAACTTTCTCCACCTTCTATCTCAATTGCCAATTTctggttcatatatatattgattgGCAATAGGTCAACATGGCCCAAATCCCTTCAGAATGTTCTGTCGTCTCAAAGAAATGCTTAGAACGTAAATCAATATCAGTACCACAAAGATAAACTCTAATATTTTAGTATCACTCTGAACATACAATATTCTTAATTTTCGTCTGATTTTAAATCAGAAGAACTCAAAATTCCGAAGCCTCTAACGTTTGCGATAATAATATATGGCCAGTGCAGGGTAGCATGGCACTTATTTGATACAAGGAAAACACACTGCAGTAGTACTATATTAATAGTTAGATTTCACTCCTACTTCATCATAACTGAACTTTCCAGTTCCATTTTTTAAGTCTTCAACGGTTGTAGAGAGCTCTAATTCCTTGAATGTCATCCTCATGCAAACCCTTAGTCACTCCAGAGCTAATGGAGGGAAACATGATTGCATTCTGAACTGAACTATGCCCAAGTCCTAGAAGATGACCTATTTCATGCACGGCCACAGTCTCCAAGTCCATTGCATTAGGAACTGCACCTATTGACCATGTTTCATCCCCATCATAATGAAATCTTCCATCGGTTGGGGCAAAAGCATGAGCTATGGTTCCACCAGGGCCATCAAATGAGGAACCATCTCCATGATCAAGCCTATGGAAACTAATTGTCATGTCGGCGCTTGTGTGGTCTTGAATCCACCCAAATGTGAAGTGTGTTGCAGAATCCCACTGGCCGTATGCTCTCGACACAGGGCTCATGGCCCAGCTTGGGGTGCCTGGGAGAAATGCATATGTGAGATAGGTCTTGGAAGGTGGCCATCTTGGGGATCCTGGGAAGAAGGAATAGTGAGCTACTGTACGGAGGGAGCCATGGCCATGGTGATGCCTTTTCTTTCCCGAACGCATCCA
Above is a genomic segment from Vitis riparia cultivar Riparia Gloire de Montpellier isolate 1030 chromosome 14, EGFV_Vit.rip_1.0, whole genome shotgun sequence containing:
- the LOC117931230 gene encoding metalloendoproteinase 2-MMP-like, encoding MAPKLSSMLSLIILLFLFLFLSSSHATLSPSPKGEKPSPFEFIKDLQGCHKGDKVEGIHKLKKYLEQFGYLSYSHSKYHTHANDDDFDDLLESAIKTYQTNYHLNATGSLDSETVSEMVKPRCGAADIINGTNWMRSGKKRHHHGHGSLRTVAHYSFFPGSPRWPPSKTYLTYAFLPGTPSWAMSPVSRAYGQWDSATHFTFGWIQDHTSADMTISFHRLDHGDGSSFDGPGGTIAHAFAPTDGRFHYDGDETWSIGAVPNAMDLETVAVHEIGHLLGLGHSSVQNAIMFPSISSGVTKGLHEDDIQGIRALYNR